One genomic region from Prunus persica cultivar Lovell chromosome G3, Prunus_persica_NCBIv2, whole genome shotgun sequence encodes:
- the LOC18782019 gene encoding persulfide dioxygenase ETHE1 homolog, mitochondrial isoform X2 encodes MLRISLLRFLSLPSRSSSSSSLFFNPVSPCSHSQSMATCAYTTSSDSASSAKLLFRQLFEKESSTYTYLLADVAHPDRPALLIDPVDKMVDRDISLVKELGLKLIYAMNTHVHADHVTGTGLIKTKLPGVKSIISKASNSKADRLIEAGEKIHFGDLFLEVRATPGHTLGCVTYVTGDGPNQPQPRMAFTGDALLIRGCGRTDFQGGSSHQLYKSVHSQIFTLPKNTLIYPAHDYKGFSVSTVGEEMLYNPRLTKDEETFQNIMENLKLSYPKMIDIAVPANMVCGLQDLSERPVESVSN; translated from the exons ATGCTTCGAATCAGTCTCctcagatttctctctcttccttctcgctcctcttcttcttcttcccttttCTTCAATCCCGTTTCTCCCTGTTCCCATTCCCAAAGCATGGCCACCTGTGCTTACACGACGTCGTCTGACTCCGCCTCCTCTGCGAAGCTCCTCTTCCGCCAGCTCTTCGAGAAGGAGTCCTCTACGTACACTTACTTGCTCGCCGACGTCGCTCACCCCGACAGACCCGCTCTG TTGATTGACCCGGTGGACAAGATGGTGGATAGGGATATCTCCCTTGTCAAAGAGTTGGGTTTGAAGCTAATTTATGCCATGAACACTCATGTTCATGCTGATCATGTCACTGGCACTGGCCTCATCAAG ACTAAGCTTCCTGGTGTCAAATCTATCATTTCGAAGGCGAGCAACTCAAAAGCAGACCGTCTGATTGAAGCTGGTGAAAAAATACATTTCGGCGATCTGTTTTTGGAG GTTCGAGCTACTCCTGGGCATACATTAGGTTGTGTTACCTATGTTACAGGAGATGGGCCTAATCAGCCCCAACCAAGGATGGCTTTCACTGGAGATGCTTTACTCATACGGGGTTGTGGGAGAACTGATTTTCAG GGTGGCAGTTCACATCAACTGTACAAGTCAGTTCATTCACAG ATTTTCACATTGCCAAAGAATACGTTGATCTATCCTGCTCATGATTACAAGGGATTCAGT GTTAGCACCGTTGGTGAGGAGATGCTTTATAATCCTCGACTCACTAAAGATGAG gaaacATTTCAAAATATCATGGAAA ATCTAAAACTCTCATATCCGAAAATGATTGACATAGCTGTACCTGCGAATATGGTTTGTGGATTGCAAGATTTGTCTGAAAGGCCTGTTGAGTCTGTGTCAAACTAG
- the LOC18782019 gene encoding persulfide dioxygenase ETHE1 homolog, mitochondrial isoform X1, with the protein MLRISLLRFLSLPSRSSSSSSLFFNPVSPCSHSQSMATCAYTTSSDSASSAKLLFRQLFEKESSTYTYLLADVAHPDRPALLIDPVDKMVDRDISLVKELGLKLIYAMNTHVHADHVTGTGLIKTKLPGVKSIISKASNSKADRLIEAGEKIHFGDLFLEVRATPGHTLGCVTYVTGDGPNQPQPRMAFTGDALLIRGCGRTDFQGGSSHQLYKSVHSQLLMPHLLEMQVSTVGEEMLYNPRLTKDEETFQNIMENLKLSYPKMIDIAVPANMVCGLQDLSERPVESVSN; encoded by the exons ATGCTTCGAATCAGTCTCctcagatttctctctcttccttctcgctcctcttcttcttcttcccttttCTTCAATCCCGTTTCTCCCTGTTCCCATTCCCAAAGCATGGCCACCTGTGCTTACACGACGTCGTCTGACTCCGCCTCCTCTGCGAAGCTCCTCTTCCGCCAGCTCTTCGAGAAGGAGTCCTCTACGTACACTTACTTGCTCGCCGACGTCGCTCACCCCGACAGACCCGCTCTG TTGATTGACCCGGTGGACAAGATGGTGGATAGGGATATCTCCCTTGTCAAAGAGTTGGGTTTGAAGCTAATTTATGCCATGAACACTCATGTTCATGCTGATCATGTCACTGGCACTGGCCTCATCAAG ACTAAGCTTCCTGGTGTCAAATCTATCATTTCGAAGGCGAGCAACTCAAAAGCAGACCGTCTGATTGAAGCTGGTGAAAAAATACATTTCGGCGATCTGTTTTTGGAG GTTCGAGCTACTCCTGGGCATACATTAGGTTGTGTTACCTATGTTACAGGAGATGGGCCTAATCAGCCCCAACCAAGGATGGCTTTCACTGGAGATGCTTTACTCATACGGGGTTGTGGGAGAACTGATTTTCAG GGTGGCAGTTCACATCAACTGTACAAGTCAGTTCATTCACAG CTTCTTATGCCACATTTGCTTGAGATGCAGGTTAGCACCGTTGGTGAGGAGATGCTTTATAATCCTCGACTCACTAAAGATGAG gaaacATTTCAAAATATCATGGAAA ATCTAAAACTCTCATATCCGAAAATGATTGACATAGCTGTACCTGCGAATATGGTTTGTGGATTGCAAGATTTGTCTGAAAGGCCTGTTGAGTCTGTGTCAAACTAG